One Pectobacterium polaris DNA window includes the following coding sequences:
- a CDS encoding DUF4225 domain-containing protein encodes MSIDSAHQFHFLEESNRLRRVALLASSFFIQDKTLRMRYLREIEDFINETEMKLRSSTISFFDKNHIFHELVTEREETERDYQKLRTGDYVKYIVTDIFEDQGVLKYTKIASGVVSGGFQAFMGYRLNQLGKDLNVKHFKSFGVLLMAHGFSNVYESVSPIIFDGKYGSGPVRNIYRFLASQAGYNNDAGDALYSVADLTLTIYASFRTPTLVDSPTRLASRGFMDKPRTTKLFRYVPKDFKTKYNAASNIMKLYMVGSSGHKVYAEFTDENYLLGDK; translated from the coding sequence ATGAGTATCGATTCGGCACATCAATTTCACTTTTTAGAGGAAAGCAACCGCCTGAGGAGGGTTGCTCTGTTGGCTTCCTCTTTTTTCATTCAAGATAAAACATTAAGAATGCGTTATCTTCGTGAAATTGAGGATTTCATCAATGAAACAGAGATGAAACTCAGGTCATCAACAATTAGTTTTTTTGATAAAAATCATATCTTTCATGAATTGGTAACCGAGCGTGAAGAAACAGAAAGAGACTACCAAAAACTACGAACTGGTGATTATGTAAAATATATCGTTACGGATATATTTGAAGACCAGGGTGTTTTAAAATACACCAAAATCGCATCTGGTGTTGTTTCTGGTGGTTTTCAGGCATTTATGGGATATCGATTAAATCAATTAGGAAAAGATCTCAATGTAAAGCACTTCAAATCATTTGGCGTTTTATTAATGGCTCATGGATTCAGTAATGTTTATGAGTCAGTATCTCCAATAATATTTGATGGTAAGTATGGTTCTGGACCAGTAAGAAATATATATAGGTTTCTTGCTTCACAAGCCGGATATAACAATGACGCTGGAGATGCTTTGTATAGCGTTGCGGATTTGACACTCACTATTTATGCTTCATTCAGAACACCAACTTTAGTAGACAGCCCCACACGATTGGCATCAAGAGGATTTATGGACAAACCTAGGACGACAAAACTATTTAGATATGTACCGAAAGATTTCAAGACTAAATATAATGCAGCAAGTAATATAATGAAGCTTTATATGGTAGGAAGTTCTGGTCATAAAGTATATGCGGAATTTACAGATGAAAATTATCTTCTTGGTGATAAATAG
- a CDS encoding Hcp family type VI secretion system effector, translated as MANLIYLKLTGIKQGLISAGCSSADSIGNKYQIAHEDEIFVYELMNQITRQDNVSLSPVEIRKPIDKATPLLAQALNGNEKLTCEFFFYRTSQSGGNELYFKMVLRDAVINDIRFFAPNSLTHNELQPQENISFKFASIEWEHVVARTSSYILWKDVEY; from the coding sequence ATGGCAAATTTGATCTATCTAAAACTCACCGGCATCAAGCAAGGTCTGATCTCTGCGGGTTGTTCAAGTGCAGACTCAATTGGTAACAAGTATCAGATCGCTCATGAAGATGAGATTTTTGTTTATGAGTTAATGAACCAGATAACAAGACAAGATAACGTTTCACTCTCCCCTGTCGAAATCAGAAAGCCAATAGATAAAGCCACACCGCTTCTGGCACAGGCGTTGAATGGTAATGAAAAGCTAACCTGTGAGTTCTTTTTTTACAGGACTTCTCAATCAGGTGGTAATGAACTCTATTTTAAAATGGTGTTAAGAGATGCTGTTATCAATGATATTCGCTTTTTCGCCCCAAACTCATTAACACACAACGAATTACAGCCTCAGGAAAATATTTCATTCAAGTTCGCATCGATTGAATGGGAACATGTAGTTGCACGGACAAGCTCTTATATCTTATGGAAAGATGTGGAATATTAA
- a CDS encoding glutathione S-transferase family protein — MGLKLHHLNDSRSVRILWLLEEAGIPYELVRYQRDEKTHLAPASLKAIHPLGKSPLIEEDGKIIAESGAIVEYLINRHARHLAPDANAAEYIDYLQWIHFAESSAMLPVLLKIFGEFEKSTGTTLNFLEDYADNEFEKVFSFLDDSLSSREFIVGDTLSGADIMLGFVINTVVERLVPRERFPNIQRYSQRLKNLPSWQKVQAIESHAE; from the coding sequence ATGGGATTAAAATTGCATCATCTTAATGATTCGCGGTCTGTGCGTATTCTCTGGCTGCTTGAGGAAGCAGGGATACCTTATGAGCTTGTCAGATATCAGCGGGATGAAAAAACGCATCTGGCACCAGCCTCATTGAAAGCGATACATCCTTTAGGTAAATCCCCACTGATTGAAGAAGATGGCAAGATCATCGCAGAATCCGGCGCTATCGTTGAATACCTAATTAATCGCCATGCAAGACACTTAGCCCCGGATGCAAACGCAGCCGAATACATTGATTATCTGCAGTGGATACACTTTGCGGAAAGCTCCGCAATGCTGCCGGTTTTATTGAAGATCTTTGGCGAGTTTGAAAAAAGCACTGGCACTACGCTGAATTTCCTTGAGGATTACGCTGACAATGAATTCGAGAAAGTCTTTTCATTCTTAGACGACTCGTTATCTTCACGGGAATTTATCGTGGGCGATACGCTGAGCGGTGCGGATATTATGCTGGGCTTCGTTATTAATACCGTCGTCGAACGACTCGTTCCCAGAGAACGATTCCCGAATATTCAGCGTTACTCTCAGCGCCTGAAAAACCTACCTAGCTGGCAAAAAGTTCAGGCCATTGAATCACACGCAGAATAA